The stretch of DNA GACTGCCGCGGTCCACCAGCGGGCGTCGGTTTATATCCCAGGACGGAACCAGGAGGCGTATGGTCTGAGAGCGACCCCACGTCGGGACGCGGTCGTTCGGCACGTCGACGTGGGGGCAAAGACGGGACCCTCCGACCCGTCGTCTGCAGGTGCCGACTGCTCGCCATTTCGACGCTTGGGTCGCGGACGCCACGAACGGCGCGCCAGCGTCTGATCCGTCAGGCCGCCGGCAGGCGGACCCACTCCTCCAGCGTGAACCCCTCCTGCGCTGTGGACGATTCCAGTCGCCACTCTGACTCCTCCCAGGCCGGATAGCGAACGTCGCCCTCGTACTCGCCGGGGACGCGACTCAGCACCATTCGGTCGACGTGGGGCTGGAACAGTTCGTAGATCGCCGAGCCACCGAGAACGTAGGCGACCTCGGCCCCGAGTGACTCCGCGACGGCGACCCCCGCCGCGACGTCGCTCGCGTGGAACGCCGTGTCGACGCCGTACTCCCGCTCGGTCCGGCTCAACACGATCTGGTGGCTGCCGGGAAGGTCGCCCCGCATCGAGTCGAACGTCCGCCGACCGAGGATGACCGGCGCGTCGGCGACCCGGTTCCGGTACTGTCGTTTGTCCGCCGGAATGCTCTCCCAGGGCAGTTCGCCGTCGCGGCCGATGACGCCGTTCTCGGCGACGGCGGCGACTGAAACGAGTTCCATCACGACCTGATACGCGCGGGAGATACAAAACGGGACCGCCAGTAAGTCCGATCGGATTCGGGATAGACGGTCGATCCGAACGGGCGCAGGATCGACGGTCGGTCCGAAATGAGTTAGTGCCGTGAGCCGGTATCCCCCAGGGATGACCGTCGACGAGATCAGTACCGAGGAACTCAAGCGCAAACTGGACGCGAACGAGCCCGTACAGGTGATCGACATCCGCTCGCCTCCGGCGTTCGCGTCCGGCCACGTCCCCGGAGCCGAGAACGTCCCGATGCACGAACTGCCGAGCCGCGTCGACGACGTCGAGTGGGCCGAGGAGGTCGTCGTCGCGTGTCCGATCGGTCAGTCGTCGATCCAGGCCGCCCGGCTCATCGAGAGCTACGAGGGCGTCGGCGAGGGGACGACAGTGAAGAGCATGGCCGGCGGTTATCAGGCGTGGACGTACGACCTCGAAGTCGACGACGAGTGAGGCCGGCGATGCGGTCGCCGAGAGCGAGCGCCAGTGACGATTTCCACGCGACCGATCGCTGAGGACACACGGGTGACGGCGACGGCGGATCGCTGCCTTCTATACCCGGAGCCGACACGTCCCGTACTGATGACAGGTGGACGCGGCGGCGACCAGTCGGGCGGTACCCCGACGGAGGAGTCGAGTGGACGCGACTGGGAAGTCGTCAGCCTCGTCGCGGGAGCGAGTCTGATCTCGACCGGTCTGGCCGCCTACGAGATCGTCCCCGCGAGCGTGACGCCGCTCATCCGCGACTCGCTGGGCGTCGGATCCACGGCCGCGGGGCTCCTCGTCGGCATTATGTTCGGGACGGCCGTCGTCGCGAGCCTCCCCGCGGGAGCGATTCTCGATCGGACGGACACCAGGCGAGTGATGGCGCTCGCCGTGCTCGCGCTGTTCGTCGCCGGGATCTGGGGGTGGATCGCGGGACGGAACGGGGACTACTGGTCGGTGATCGCCTCGCGAGCGGTCGGCGGGGTCGCCTACGTCGTGGTCTGGAACGCCGGCATCGACATCGTCAGCCGGGCCGTGACCGCGGCGAACCGAGCGACGGCAGTCGGAATCTTCACCGCCAGCGGTCCGGTCGGGTTCGCCGTCGGACAGGGAACCGGACCGCTGGTCGCCGCGCGGTTCGGGTGGCCGGCGATATTCCTCGCGTTC from Halobellus litoreus encodes:
- a CDS encoding dihydrofolate reductase — encoded protein: MELVSVAAVAENGVIGRDGELPWESIPADKRQYRNRVADAPVILGRRTFDSMRGDLPGSHQIVLSRTEREYGVDTAFHASDVAAGVAVAESLGAEVAYVLGGSAIYELFQPHVDRMVLSRVPGEYEGDVRYPAWEESEWRLESSTAQEGFTLEEWVRLPAA
- a CDS encoding rhodanese-like domain-containing protein; the encoded protein is MTVDEISTEELKRKLDANEPVQVIDIRSPPAFASGHVPGAENVPMHELPSRVDDVEWAEEVVVACPIGQSSIQAARLIESYEGVGEGTTVKSMAGGYQAWTYDLEVDDE